A single window of Flavobacterium aestivum DNA harbors:
- the rpsJ gene encoding 30S ribosomal protein S10: MSQKIRIKLKSYDHMLVDKSAEKIVKTVKTTGAVVTGPIPLPTHKKLFTVLRSPHVNKKAREQFEVMSYKRLIDIYSSSSKTIDALMKLELPSGVEVEIKV; encoded by the coding sequence ATGAGTCAAAAAATCAGAATAAAATTGAAATCGTACGATCATATGTTGGTAGATAAGTCTGCTGAAAAGATTGTAAAAACAGTAAAAACTACAGGTGCTGTTGTGACTGGACCAATTCCGTTGCCAACTCACAAAAAACTTTTTACAGTATTGCGTTCTCCGCACGTAAACAAAAAGGCAAGAGAGCAATTTGAAGTAATGTCATATAAGAGATTAATTGATATTTATTCATCTTCATCTAAAACTATTGACGCTTTAATGAAGCTTGAATTGCCAAGTGGAGTTGAAGTAGAGATCAAAGTTTAA
- the rpsN gene encoding 30S ribosomal protein S14 has protein sequence MAKESMKAREVKREKTVAKYAEKRKALLEAGDYEGLQKLPKNASPVRLHNRCKLTGRPRGYMRQFGISRVTFREMANNGLIPGVKKASW, from the coding sequence ATGGCTAAAGAATCAATGAAAGCCCGTGAGGTGAAAAGAGAAAAAACGGTAGCAAAGTACGCTGAGAAAAGAAAAGCTTTATTAGAAGCTGGAGATTACGAAGGCTTGCAAAAATTACCGAAAAATGCTTCTCCAGTACGTTTGCATAATCGTTGCAAATTAACAGGAAGGCCTAGAGGGTATATGCGTCAATTCGGAATTTCACGTGTAACTTTCCGTGAAATGGCTAATAATGGACTAATTCCAGGTGTTAAAAAAGCAAGCTGGTAA
- the rplR gene encoding 50S ribosomal protein L18: protein MSLTKPERRQRIRFRIRKTISGTATKPRLSVFRSNKEIYAQLIDDVNGVTILAASSREKEIGKGTNIEVATAVGKLAAEKALKAGISEVTFDRGGYLYHGRIKSLAEGARAAGLKF, encoded by the coding sequence ATGTCATTAACAAAACCTGAAAGAAGACAAAGAATTAGATTCAGAATTAGAAAAACGATTAGTGGTACTGCTACTAAGCCAAGACTATCTGTTTTTAGAAGTAACAAAGAAATTTATGCTCAATTAATTGATGATGTAAATGGAGTTACTATATTAGCTGCTTCTTCAAGAGAAAAAGAAATAGGAAAAGGTACGAACATTGAAGTGGCTACAGCAGTAGGTAAACTTGCGGCTGAGAAAGCTTTGAAAGCTGGAATAAGTGAAGTTACTTTCGATAGAGGAGGTTATTTATACCATGGTCGTATTAAATCATTAGCGGAAGGCGCAAGAGCGGCTGGACTTAAATTCTAA
- the rplD gene encoding 50S ribosomal protein L4 yields MEVKVLDFNGKDTGRKVQLSDSVYAIEPNNHAVYLDVKQYLANQRQGTHKAKERAEVAGSTRKIKKQKGTGTARAGSAKSPLFKGGGTVFGPRPRSYSFKLNKNLKRLARKSAFSIKAKESNIIVLEDFNFETPNTKNFINVLKALELENKKSLFVLGDTNKNVYLSSRNLKASNAVSANELSTYAILNANNLVLLESSLEVIEENLSK; encoded by the coding sequence ATGGAAGTAAAAGTATTAGATTTCAACGGAAAAGATACTGGAAGAAAAGTTCAACTTTCTGATTCAGTATATGCAATTGAGCCAAATAATCATGCGGTATACCTTGATGTTAAGCAATATCTTGCTAATCAAAGACAAGGAACTCACAAAGCTAAAGAAAGAGCTGAAGTAGCAGGAAGTACTCGTAAGATTAAAAAGCAAAAAGGAACAGGTACTGCTCGTGCGGGTAGTGCAAAAAGCCCTTTGTTTAAAGGAGGTGGAACTGTTTTTGGACCAAGACCAAGAAGCTATTCATTCAAATTGAATAAAAACTTAAAGCGTCTTGCTAGAAAATCTGCTTTCTCAATTAAAGCAAAAGAGTCAAATATAATTGTACTTGAAGACTTTAATTTTGAAACGCCAAACACTAAAAATTTCATTAACGTTTTGAAAGCTTTAGAGTTAGAAAATAAAAAATCACTGTTTGTGTTGGGTGATACGAATAAAAATGTATATTTGTCCTCACGAAATTTAAAGGCGTCAAACGCTGTAAGTGCCAATGAATTAAGTACTTATGCTATTTTGAATGCTAATAATTTAGTGCTTTTGGAGAGTTCTTTGGAAGTAATTGAAGAAAATTTAAGTAAATAA
- the rpsS gene encoding 30S ribosomal protein S19, with protein MARSLKKGPFVHYKLDKKVAENIAGGNKGVVKTWSRASMITPDFVGQTIAVHNGRQFVPVYVTENMVGHKLGEFSPTRSFRGHAGAKNKGKK; from the coding sequence ATGGCACGTTCATTAAAAAAAGGACCTTTCGTTCATTATAAGTTAGACAAGAAAGTTGCAGAAAACATCGCTGGTGGAAATAAAGGAGTGGTTAAGACATGGTCTAGAGCTTCTATGATTACTCCTGACTTCGTTGGGCAAACTATCGCAGTTCATAACGGTCGTCAATTTGTACCAGTTTACGTTACTGAAAACATGGTAGGTCACAAATTAGGAGAATTTTCACCAACTAGATCTTTTAGAGGTCATGCTGGAGCAAAAAATAAAGGTAAAAAATAA
- the rplN gene encoding 50S ribosomal protein L14, which yields MVQQESRLKVADNTGAKEVLTIRVLGGTKRRYASVGDKIVVSIKDATPNGNVKKGAVSTAVVVRTKKEVRRADGSYIRFDDNACVLLNAAGEMRGTRVFGPVARELREKQFMKIVSLAPEVL from the coding sequence ATGGTACAACAAGAATCAAGACTAAAAGTAGCAGATAACACAGGAGCTAAAGAAGTTTTAACTATCCGTGTTTTAGGAGGTACCAAAAGAAGGTATGCCTCTGTTGGAGACAAGATTGTAGTATCTATAAAAGACGCAACACCTAACGGAAACGTTAAAAAAGGTGCTGTTTCAACTGCAGTTGTTGTACGTACCAAAAAAGAAGTGAGAAGAGCCGATGGTTCATACATTAGATTTGACGATAACGCTTGCGTATTGTTGAATGCTGCTGGTGAAATGAGAGGAACTCGTGTTTTTGGTCCGGTAGCAAGAGAACTTCGTGAAAAACAATTCATGAAAATTGTATCATTAGCACCAGAAGTGCTTTAA
- the rpsE gene encoding 30S ribosomal protein S5: MMSKYKNIEIVKPSGLELKDRLVSVNRVTKVTKGGRAFGFSAIVVVGDENGVVGHGLGKSKDVSEAIAKAVEDAKKNLVKIPLNGQSVPHEQKGKFGGARVFLIPASHGTGVIAGGAVRSVLESVGIHDVLSKSQGSSNPHNVVKATFDALLQMRSAHTVAKQRGVSLEKVFKG; encoded by the coding sequence ATTATGTCTAAATACAAGAATATTGAGATAGTAAAACCAAGTGGTCTTGAATTAAAAGATCGTTTGGTGAGTGTGAATCGTGTTACTAAGGTTACAAAAGGAGGTAGAGCTTTTGGTTTTTCTGCTATTGTAGTTGTAGGTGATGAAAATGGAGTTGTAGGTCATGGATTAGGAAAATCTAAAGACGTTTCTGAAGCAATTGCGAAAGCAGTAGAAGATGCAAAGAAAAATTTAGTAAAAATTCCTTTGAACGGGCAATCAGTTCCTCACGAACAAAAAGGTAAATTTGGTGGTGCACGTGTATTCTTAATTCCTGCATCACATGGTACAGGGGTTATTGCTGGTGGAGCTGTTCGTTCAGTTCTTGAATCAGTGGGAATTCATGATGTATTGTCTAAGTCACAAGGATCTTCAAATCCTCACAACGTAGTGAAAGCAACTTTTGATGCTTTATTACAAATGAGAAGCGCTCACACTGTTGCAAAACAAAGAGGGGTTTCTTTAGAAAAAGTTTTTAAAGGTTAA
- the rpmD gene encoding 50S ribosomal protein L30, with protein sequence MAKLLVKQVRSKINCPLTQKRGLEALGLRKMGQVVEHDSNPAILGMINKVKHLVSVEEAK encoded by the coding sequence ATGGCTAAATTATTAGTAAAACAAGTTAGAAGCAAAATCAACTGTCCTCTTACTCAAAAAAGAGGCTTGGAAGCTTTAGGTCTACGTAAAATGGGACAAGTTGTAGAGCATGATTCAAATCCTGCTATCCTTGGGATGATAAATAAAGTTAAACACTTAGTTTCTGTTGAAGAAGCTAAATAA
- the rplV gene encoding 50S ribosomal protein L22: MGVRKRETADARKEANKSLAFAKLNNCPTSPRKMRLVADLVRGQKVERALNILRFSSKEASRKLEKLLLSAINNWEQKNSEGNLEEAGLFVKEIRVDGGMMLKRLRPAPQGRAHRIRKRSNHVTIVLGAINNTQSNS, translated from the coding sequence ATGGGAGTTCGTAAAAGAGAAACAGCAGATGCAAGAAAAGAGGCTAACAAGTCATTGGCTTTTGCAAAGTTAAATAACTGCCCTACTTCACCTAGAAAAATGCGCTTAGTAGCAGATCTAGTAAGAGGTCAGAAGGTAGAAAGAGCACTTAACATATTAAGATTCAGTTCAAAAGAAGCTTCAAGAAAATTAGAAAAACTATTATTATCTGCTATCAATAACTGGGAGCAAAAAAATAGTGAAGGTAATCTTGAAGAAGCTGGATTATTTGTTAAAGAAATCCGCGTAGATGGTGGAATGATGTTGAAAAGACTTCGTCCAGCTCCACAAGGTCGCGCACATAGAATAAGAAAACGTTCTAATCACGTAACAATCGTGCTTGGAGCTATCAATAACACACAAAGCAATTCTTAA
- the rpsH gene encoding 30S ribosomal protein S8, giving the protein MYTDPIADYLTRVRNAVAANHKVVEIPASNLKKEITKILFDQGYILSYKFEDNAVQGSIKIALKYDKDTKESVIKDIQRISKPGLRKYAGASKIPRILNGLGIAIVSTSKGLMTGKQAKQLNVGGEVICYVY; this is encoded by the coding sequence ATGTATACAGATCCAATTGCAGATTATTTGACGCGAGTTAGAAACGCTGTGGCTGCAAACCACAAAGTTGTTGAAATTCCAGCATCTAATCTAAAAAAAGAAATAACGAAGATCTTATTTGATCAAGGTTATATCTTAAGTTACAAATTTGAAGACAACGCTGTACAGGGTTCAATCAAAATTGCTTTGAAGTATGATAAAGATACTAAAGAGTCAGTAATTAAAGATATCCAAAGAATTAGTAAACCAGGTTTACGTAAGTATGCTGGTGCTTCTAAAATACCAAGAATCCTTAACGGATTAGGAATTGCTATTGTTTCAACTTCAAAAGGGTTGATGACAGGTAAACAAGCCAAGCAATTAAATGTAGGTGGAGAAGTAATTTGTTACGTATACTAA
- the rpsQ gene encoding 30S ribosomal protein S17, translated as MEEKRNLRKERIGVVTSNKMDKSIVVAQVTKVKHPLYGKFVLKTKKFVAHDETNDCNIGDTVRISETRPLSKSKCWRLVEILERAK; from the coding sequence ATGGAAGAAAAAAGAAATTTAAGAAAAGAAAGAATTGGGGTTGTTACTTCAAACAAAATGGATAAATCCATTGTAGTTGCTCAAGTAACAAAAGTAAAACACCCATTATATGGTAAGTTCGTATTGAAAACAAAGAAATTTGTTGCACATGACGAAACAAACGACTGTAACATTGGAGATACTGTAAGAATTAGCGAAACGCGTCCTTTGAGTAAATCAAAATGTTGGAGATTAGTTGAAATCCTAGAAAGAGCTAAATAA
- the rplE gene encoding 50S ribosomal protein L5 produces the protein MAYIPRLKEEYKSRVISALKEEFGYTNVMQVPKLEKIVLSKGVGAAVSDKKLIDYAVDELTKITGQKAVSTISKKDVASFKLRKGMPIGAKVTLRGERMYEFLDRLITSALPRVRDFSGIKATGFDGRGNYNLGVLEQIIFPEIDIDKVNKISGMDITFVTTAKTDKEAKSLLAELGLPFKKN, from the coding sequence ATGGCATATATACCTAGACTAAAAGAAGAATATAAGAGTAGAGTTATCTCTGCTCTTAAAGAAGAGTTCGGTTACACAAACGTAATGCAAGTTCCTAAATTGGAAAAAATCGTTTTGAGTAAAGGAGTTGGTGCAGCGGTATCTGATAAAAAATTGATTGACTATGCAGTTGATGAATTAACAAAGATTACTGGGCAAAAAGCAGTATCTACAATTTCAAAGAAAGACGTTGCGTCATTCAAATTGAGAAAAGGGATGCCTATTGGAGCAAAAGTTACTTTGCGTGGAGAAAGAATGTATGAGTTTTTAGATAGACTTATTACTTCAGCTTTGCCACGTGTTAGAGATTTTAGTGGTATTAAAGCTACTGGTTTTGACGGAAGAGGAAACTATAATCTTGGTGTTTTAGAGCAAATCATTTTCCCTGAAATTGATATTGATAAAGTAAATAAAATATCAGGTATGGATATTACTTTTGTTACTACTGCTAAAACTGATAAAGAAGCAAAGTCATTGTTGGCTGAATTAGGTTTACCTTTTAAAAAGAATTAA
- the rplW gene encoding 50S ribosomal protein L23 has protein sequence MSIIIKPIVTEKVTKESEVLNRFGFVVDRKANKVQIKKAVEAAYGVNVLSVNTINVRPDRTTKYTKSGLISGKTNAIKKAIVQVQEGETIDFYNNI, from the coding sequence ATGAGCATCATAATTAAACCTATAGTAACGGAAAAAGTAACCAAAGAAAGTGAAGTTTTAAACCGCTTCGGATTCGTTGTTGACAGAAAAGCAAACAAAGTGCAAATTAAGAAAGCTGTTGAAGCTGCTTACGGAGTAAATGTTTTGAGTGTTAACACGATTAATGTAAGACCGGATAGAACTACAAAATACACTAAAAGTGGTTTAATCAGTGGAAAGACTAACGCAATTAAGAAAGCGATTGTTCAAGTACAAGAAGGAGAAACAATTGATTTTTACAACAATATCTAA
- the rplF gene encoding 50S ribosomal protein L6, with amino-acid sequence MSRIGKSPVTIPAGVTITVADGIITVKGKKGQLTQEFSDVTVKVEGDQVLVERSSDYKDQRAKHGLYRSLINNMVVGVTEGFTKELELVGVGYRASNQGQKLDLALGFSHNIILEIAPEVTLETISEKGKNPIVKLTSLDKQLLGQVAAKIRGFRKPEPYKGKGVKFVGEVLRRKAGKSA; translated from the coding sequence ATGTCAAGAATAGGTAAAAGCCCAGTAACAATACCAGCTGGTGTAACTATTACAGTTGCTGACGGTATTATTACTGTAAAAGGAAAAAAAGGTCAACTTACGCAGGAGTTTTCGGATGTAACTGTAAAAGTTGAAGGAGATCAAGTTCTAGTAGAAAGATCTTCTGATTACAAAGACCAAAGAGCAAAACACGGTTTGTATAGATCTTTAATCAATAATATGGTTGTAGGTGTAACAGAAGGATTTACTAAAGAATTAGAATTGGTAGGAGTTGGATATAGAGCTTCAAATCAAGGACAAAAATTAGATTTAGCTTTAGGTTTTTCTCACAATATTATTTTAGAAATAGCTCCAGAGGTAACTCTTGAGACTATATCTGAAAAAGGTAAAAATCCAATTGTGAAATTAACATCATTAGATAAACAACTTTTAGGTCAAGTTGCGGCAAAAATTAGAGGTTTCCGTAAGCCAGAGCCGTACAAAGGAAAAGGTGTTAAATTTGTAGGTGAAGTATTAAGAAGAAAAGCAGGTAAATCAGCTTAA
- the rpmC gene encoding 50S ribosomal protein L29, whose translation MKQSEIKDLSAAELQEKLSQTKKVYADLKMAHAISPIENPLQIRSVRRTVARLATELTKRELQ comes from the coding sequence ATGAAACAATCAGAAATAAAAGATCTTTCTGCAGCGGAGTTGCAAGAAAAACTTAGTCAAACAAAGAAGGTGTATGCTGACTTGAAAATGGCTCACGCGATTTCTCCAATTGAGAACCCACTTCAAATTAGAAGTGTAAGAAGAACAGTTGCAAGATTAGCTACAGAACTTACTAAAAGAGAGTTACAATAA
- the rplB gene encoding 50S ribosomal protein L2 produces the protein MSVRKLKPITPGQRFRVVNGYDAITTDKPERSLIAPIKNSGGRNSQGKMTMRYTGGGHKQRYRIIDFKRTKEGIPATVKSIEYDPNRTAFIALLAYADGEKTYVIAQNGLKVGQKLVSGPESQPEIGNTLPLSRIPLGTVISCIELRPGQGAVIARSAGTFAQLMARDGKYATIKMPSGETRLILLTCSATIGAVSNSDHQLVVSGKAGRTRWLGRRPRTRPVAMNPVDHPMGGGEGRSSGGHPRSRNGVPAKGYRTRSKKNPSNKYIVERRKK, from the coding sequence ATGTCAGTAAGAAAATTAAAACCTATTACCCCAGGTCAGCGATTTAGAGTTGTGAATGGTTATGACGCCATTACAACTGATAAGCCGGAACGCTCTTTGATAGCGCCGATAAAAAACTCTGGAGGTAGAAATAGTCAAGGAAAGATGACCATGCGTTATACGGGTGGTGGTCACAAGCAGAGATATCGTATTATTGATTTCAAACGTACAAAAGAAGGAATTCCAGCTACAGTGAAATCAATCGAGTATGATCCAAATCGTACTGCATTTATTGCTTTATTAGCTTATGCTGATGGAGAGAAAACTTATGTAATTGCTCAAAACGGATTGAAAGTTGGTCAGAAATTAGTTTCTGGTCCAGAATCTCAACCTGAAATTGGTAATACATTACCTTTAAGCAGAATTCCTTTGGGAACTGTTATATCTTGTATCGAATTGAGACCAGGACAAGGAGCTGTAATCGCTCGTTCTGCTGGAACATTTGCTCAATTAATGGCAAGAGATGGAAAATATGCAACAATTAAAATGCCTTCAGGTGAAACAAGATTGATCTTGTTGACTTGTTCAGCTACAATTGGAGCAGTTTCTAATTCAGACCACCAATTAGTTGTATCTGGTAAAGCAGGTAGAACAAGATGGTTAGGTAGAAGACCTAGAACAAGACCTGTTGCAATGAACCCTGTTGATCACCCAATGGGAGGTGGTGAAGGACGTTCTTCTGGTGGACATCCACGTTCAAGAAATGGAGTACCGGCTAAAGGTTATAGAACACGTTCTAAGAAAAACCCGAGTAATAAGTATATCGTAGAACGTAGAAAGAAATAA
- the rplO gene encoding 50S ribosomal protein L15, with protein sequence MNLSNLQPAEGSTHNQNKRLGRGEGSGKGGTAARGHKGAKSRSGYSKKIGFEGGQMPLQRRVPKFGFTNINRKEYEGVNLDTLQLLVDNGVITDTVDMTVFVANRLATKNEIVKILGRGELKAKLKVTAHKFTATAKAAIEAAGGEVIIM encoded by the coding sequence ATGAATTTAAGTAACTTACAACCTGCTGAGGGTTCTACACACAATCAAAATAAGAGATTAGGTAGAGGGGAAGGTTCTGGTAAAGGTGGTACCGCTGCACGTGGACACAAAGGAGCAAAATCTCGTTCTGGTTATTCTAAGAAGATTGGTTTTGAAGGAGGACAAATGCCACTTCAAAGACGTGTGCCTAAGTTTGGTTTCACTAACATCAATCGTAAAGAGTACGAAGGTGTTAATCTTGATACTCTTCAATTATTGGTTGATAATGGAGTAATTACAGATACTGTTGATATGACAGTTTTTGTAGCTAATCGTCTTGCTACTAAAAATGAAATCGTTAAGATTTTAGGTAGAGGAGAATTGAAAGCAAAATTAAAAGTAACTGCTCACAAATTTACTGCTACTGCAAAAGCTGCTATTGAAGCTGCTGGTGGAGAAGTTATAATCATGTAA
- the rplP gene encoding 50S ribosomal protein L16 — MLQPKRTKYRKVQKGKMKGNSQRGHELSNGMFGIKSVHEDGMFLTSRQIEAARIAATRYMKREGQLWIKIFPDKPITKKPLEVRMGKGKGAVEYWAAVVKPGRIMFEVGGVPLSVAKEALRLAAQKLPVKTKFVVARDFEA, encoded by the coding sequence ATGTTACAGCCTAAAAGAACAAAATACCGTAAGGTACAAAAAGGTAAGATGAAAGGTAACTCTCAAAGAGGGCATGAACTTTCTAATGGAATGTTTGGTATTAAATCTGTACACGAAGATGGAATGTTCTTAACTTCACGTCAAATCGAAGCTGCGCGTATCGCTGCAACTCGTTACATGAAGAGAGAAGGACAACTATGGATTAAAATATTTCCAGACAAACCTATTACTAAGAAGCCTCTTGAGGTACGTATGGGTAAAGGTAAAGGAGCAGTTGAGTATTGGGCTGCTGTTGTTAAACCCGGAAGAATTATGTTTGAAGTTGGAGGAGTTCCTTTATCAGTTGCAAAAGAGGCATTGCGTCTTGCAGCTCAAAAGCTTCCAGTAAAAACTAAATTCGTAGTTGCTAGAGATTTCGAAGCATAA
- the rplX gene encoding 50S ribosomal protein L24 → MIKLKIKSGDIVRVIAGDHKGAEGKVLRVYREKNKAIVEGVNLVSKHTKPSAKSPQGGIVKKEASIQISNISLIDPKTKETTRVGIRVEGDKKVRFSKKSNQVL, encoded by the coding sequence ATGATAAAGCTAAAAATAAAATCAGGAGACATCGTAAGAGTAATTGCTGGAGACCATAAAGGTGCTGAAGGTAAAGTGTTGCGTGTATACCGTGAGAAAAACAAAGCAATTGTTGAAGGTGTGAATTTGGTTTCTAAACATACGAAACCTAGTGCAAAAAGCCCTCAAGGTGGTATTGTAAAAAAGGAAGCTTCTATACAAATTTCTAACATCTCTTTAATAGATCCTAAAACAAAGGAAACTACTAGAGTTGGTATTAGAGTTGAAGGAGATAAGAAAGTAAGATTTTCAAAAAAATCTAATCAAGTACTATAG
- the rplC gene encoding 50S ribosomal protein L3: MSGLIGRKIGMTSIFDENGKNIPCTVIEAGPCVVTQVRTKGVDGYEALQLGFDDKNEKHSTKAALGHFKKAGTVAKKKVVEFQDFATEQKLGDLIDVSIFAEGEFVDVQGVSKGKGFQGVVKRHGFGGVGQATHGQHNRLRAPGSVGASSYPSRVFKGMRMAGRMGGDNVKVQNLRVLKVVAEKNLLVVKGCIPGCKNSYVIIQK; the protein is encoded by the coding sequence ATGTCTGGGTTAATTGGTAGAAAAATCGGCATGACTAGTATTTTTGACGAAAACGGGAAGAATATTCCTTGTACAGTAATCGAAGCTGGTCCATGCGTTGTTACCCAAGTCAGAACCAAAGGTGTTGACGGGTACGAAGCGTTGCAACTAGGTTTCGATGACAAAAACGAGAAACATTCCACAAAAGCGGCTTTAGGTCACTTTAAAAAAGCTGGAACTGTTGCTAAGAAAAAAGTCGTTGAATTCCAAGATTTTGCAACTGAACAAAAATTAGGAGATCTTATTGATGTGTCTATTTTTGCTGAAGGAGAATTTGTAGATGTACAAGGTGTTTCTAAAGGTAAAGGTTTTCAAGGAGTTGTAAAACGTCACGGTTTTGGTGGTGTTGGACAAGCGACTCATGGTCAACACAACCGTTTAAGAGCGCCAGGTTCTGTAGGAGCTTCTTCTTATCCATCTAGAGTATTCAAAGGAATGCGTATGGCTGGAAGAATGGGAGGAGATAATGTAAAAGTTCAAAACCTTAGAGTTTTAAAAGTAGTTGCTGAAAAGAACTTACTTGTTGTTAAAGGATGTATTCCTGGTTGCAAAAACTCTTATGTAATCATTCAGAAGTAA
- the rpsC gene encoding 30S ribosomal protein S3: MGQKTNPIGNRLGIIRGWDSNWYGGNDYGDKLAEDHKIRKYIHARLSKASVSKVIIERTLKLVTVTITTARPGIIIGKGGQEVDKLKEELKKITDKEVQINIFEIKRPELDAYLVATSICRQIESRISYRRAIKMAIAASMRMNAEGIKVLISGRLNGAEMARSEGFKEGRIPLSTFRADIDYALAEAHTTYGRMGIKVWIMKGEVYGKRDLSPLAGMDKKQPSSGKGGDAPRGKSNFNKGGKPDARKRK, from the coding sequence ATGGGACAAAAGACAAATCCAATTGGAAATAGACTTGGTATCATCAGAGGATGGGACTCAAACTGGTATGGTGGAAATGATTACGGTGATAAATTAGCCGAAGATCACAAAATCAGAAAGTATATCCACGCTCGTTTATCAAAAGCTAGTGTATCAAAAGTAATTATCGAGAGAACTTTGAAACTTGTAACCGTTACTATCACTACTGCTAGACCTGGTATTATTATTGGGAAAGGTGGACAAGAGGTAGACAAGTTGAAAGAAGAGCTTAAGAAAATTACTGACAAAGAGGTTCAAATTAACATTTTTGAAATTAAAAGACCTGAACTTGACGCGTATCTAGTTGCTACAAGCATCTGTCGTCAAATCGAAAGTAGAATTTCTTACAGACGTGCAATTAAAATGGCTATTGCTGCTTCTATGCGTATGAACGCTGAAGGTATCAAAGTTTTGATTTCTGGTCGTTTGAATGGTGCTGAGATGGCTCGTTCTGAAGGTTTCAAAGAAGGTAGAATTCCTCTATCAACTTTCAGAGCTGATATTGATTATGCACTTGCAGAGGCTCATACTACTTATGGTAGAATGGGAATTAAAGTGTGGATCATGAAAGGTGAAGTTTATGGAAAGAGAGATCTTTCTCCGCTTGCAGGAATGGATAAAAAACAACCTAGCAGTGGTAAAGGTGGAGATGCTCCTCGTGGCAAATCTAACTTTAATAAAGGTGGAAAACCAGACGCTCGTAAAAGAAAGTAA